Proteins encoded within one genomic window of Polynucleobacter duraquae:
- a CDS encoding nitroreductase, producing MKSKSVSDAIKSRMSVRAFTKDPVERDIVMSILNLSARAPSGTNTQPWKVYALEGDILQDLCTKVCAAYDNIAINPDLALEYQSEYDYYPSKWFSPYIDRRRENGWGLYGLLGITKGDKEKMHAQHRKNFEAFGAPVCLFFTIDKELGRGSMLDYGMFLENIMIAARGEGLATCPQAAWNDYAKIILPLIGANKNEMLVCGMALGYADQHELVNTFHTPRVSADEFTTWLK from the coding sequence ATGAAATCTAAATCCGTATCTGATGCGATCAAATCTAGAATGTCCGTAAGAGCATTTACAAAAGATCCGGTTGAAAGGGATATAGTTATGAGTATCCTCAATCTATCTGCTCGCGCTCCATCTGGAACGAATACTCAGCCTTGGAAAGTTTATGCGCTAGAGGGAGATATATTGCAGGATTTATGTACAAAGGTATGTGCTGCCTATGACAATATAGCCATTAATCCTGATTTAGCTCTGGAGTATCAATCGGAGTATGACTATTACCCAAGTAAATGGTTTAGCCCATACATAGACAGGCGTCGTGAGAATGGATGGGGTCTGTATGGACTACTAGGAATAACCAAGGGCGACAAAGAGAAGATGCATGCCCAGCATCGTAAGAATTTTGAGGCATTTGGTGCGCCGGTATGCCTGTTTTTTACTATAGATAAAGAGCTAGGAAGAGGTTCAATGCTCGACTACGGAATGTTTTTGGAAAATATTATGATCGCAGCAAGAGGCGAAGGGCTCGCTACTTGCCCACAAGCTGCTTGGAATGACTACGCCAAAATTATCTTGCCGCTAATTGGGGCAAATAAGAATGAAATGCTGGTATGCGGTATGGCATTGGGTTATGCGGATCAACATGAATTAGTAAATACATTTCATACTCCTCGCGTTAGTGCAGATGAATTTACAACTTGGCTTAAATAG
- a CDS encoding phenylacetic acid degradation protein PaaY, which produces MPFYEIDGIKPVVHPSAFVHPEAVVIGDVLIGPNCYIAPFAALRGDFGRIILEAGVNIQDSCVLHGFPETDTLVEEDGHIGHAAVLHGCIVRKNALIGMNAVIMDNAEIGESSIVAACAFVKAGMVVPAKMLVGGMPAKVMRELSDAEMAWKIEGTDMYKELTRRSLNSLKICTPLSKVESDRKTFNLPSNKPLITFKKQN; this is translated from the coding sequence ATGCCCTTTTATGAAATAGACGGTATTAAGCCAGTCGTACATCCTAGTGCCTTTGTGCATCCAGAGGCAGTTGTTATTGGCGATGTATTAATTGGCCCTAACTGTTATATCGCACCATTTGCTGCTCTTAGGGGTGATTTTGGGCGCATTATTCTAGAGGCTGGAGTCAATATTCAAGATTCCTGCGTTCTGCATGGATTTCCAGAGACTGATACTTTGGTTGAGGAAGATGGTCATATTGGACATGCTGCTGTTTTACATGGCTGTATTGTGCGTAAAAATGCATTAATTGGAATGAATGCAGTCATTATGGATAACGCGGAAATTGGGGAATCATCAATTGTGGCTGCGTGCGCATTTGTTAAGGCTGGAATGGTTGTGCCCGCAAAAATGCTGGTAGGGGGAATGCCGGCAAAAGTTATGCGTGAGTTAAGTGATGCAGAGATGGCTTGGAAAATAGAGGGTACGGATATGTACAAGGAACTTACTAGACGTAGCCTAAATAGCCTTAAGATCTGCACTCCACTATCTAAGGTGGAGTCTGATAGAAAGACTTTTAACTTACCTAGCAATAAACCATTAATTACATTCAAAAAGCAAAATTGA
- the gabD gene encoding NADP-dependent succinate-semialdehyde dehydrogenase — protein MSNLPFKFEKAYIDGQWVDADSKETIKVTNPATGDLIGTVPKMGVVETRRAIECANKALPAWRDKTAKERAKILRNWFDLIMKNQESLAQLMTAEQGKPLVESRGEIAYAASFIEWFGEEAKRVYGETIPPHGADKRLVVIKQPIGVCAAITPWNFPAAMITRKVGPALAAGCTIVLKPASQTPFSALALCQLAEEAGVPAGVFSCVTGSAAEIGGELSSNPIVKKLSFTGSTEIGKLLMVQCATTVKKTSMELGGNAPFIVFDDADLDEAVKGAIISKYRNAGQTCVCANRIMAQDIIYDAFVEKLAKAVSTLKVGNGAEDGTIIGPLIDDKALAKVEEHVNDAINKGGKLVIGGKRHALGKSFFEPTVVSGATKDMLAFREETFGPLAPVFKFSSEAEAIEMANDTEFGLAAYFYGQNISRIWRVAEALEYGMVGINEGLISTEVAPFGGVKESGLGREGSKHGIEDYLEIKYLCMGGIKAAA, from the coding sequence ATGAGTAACTTGCCTTTCAAGTTTGAAAAAGCCTACATTGATGGCCAATGGGTTGATGCTGATAGTAAAGAGACTATCAAGGTAACTAATCCCGCTACTGGTGATCTAATTGGTACAGTCCCCAAAATGGGAGTAGTTGAAACACGAAGAGCAATTGAGTGTGCCAATAAAGCATTGCCAGCATGGCGAGATAAAACAGCAAAAGAGCGGGCTAAGATTCTACGTAATTGGTTTGATCTTATTATGAAAAACCAGGAATCCCTTGCACAACTAATGACTGCTGAACAAGGCAAGCCTTTGGTTGAGAGTCGGGGTGAAATTGCTTATGCGGCCTCGTTTATTGAGTGGTTTGGTGAAGAGGCTAAGCGTGTGTATGGTGAAACCATTCCGCCGCACGGTGCCGATAAACGTTTAGTCGTTATTAAGCAGCCTATTGGTGTATGTGCGGCGATTACGCCTTGGAATTTTCCTGCTGCAATGATTACTCGTAAGGTGGGCCCTGCCTTAGCAGCTGGGTGCACCATCGTATTAAAGCCTGCAAGCCAGACTCCATTTAGTGCTCTAGCTCTTTGTCAGTTGGCCGAGGAGGCGGGTGTTCCTGCTGGTGTGTTCTCCTGTGTCACTGGATCTGCCGCTGAAATCGGGGGTGAACTTTCTTCTAACCCAATAGTCAAGAAGTTGAGCTTTACTGGGTCTACTGAAATTGGCAAGTTGCTGATGGTTCAGTGCGCTACTACAGTTAAAAAGACTTCGATGGAGTTGGGTGGCAATGCGCCATTTATTGTCTTTGATGACGCTGATTTGGATGAAGCTGTTAAGGGTGCAATCATTTCAAAATATCGGAATGCGGGTCAAACTTGCGTATGTGCTAACAGGATCATGGCGCAAGATATTATCTATGATGCATTTGTTGAAAAACTAGCTAAAGCTGTAAGTACTTTAAAAGTGGGAAATGGTGCCGAAGATGGGACCATTATTGGTCCACTAATTGATGACAAAGCCTTGGCCAAAGTAGAAGAGCATGTTAATGATGCAATAAATAAAGGTGGAAAGCTTGTTATAGGTGGTAAGCGCCATGCATTGGGTAAGTCTTTCTTTGAACCAACTGTTGTATCAGGTGCCACCAAAGATATGCTGGCCTTTAGAGAGGAAACTTTTGGCCCACTTGCTCCAGTATTCAAGTTTTCTTCTGAAGCAGAGGCTATTGAGATGGCAAACGATACAGAGTTTGGATTGGCTGCATATTTCTATGGTCAAAACATCAGTCGAATTTGGCGTGTTGCAGAGGCCCTTGAGTACGGAATGGTTGGTATTAACGAAGGCTTAATTTCTACTGAAGTTGCTCCTTTTGGTGGAGTAAAGGAAAGTGGATTAGGCCGCGAAGGATCTAAGCATGGAATAGAGGACTACTTAGAAATTAAATATCTTTGTATGGGCGGAATTAAGGCGGCAGCTTAA
- a CDS encoding SDR family NAD(P)-dependent oxidoreductase, with translation MKTDLTGGVALITGGARDVGREISLALAADGAAVVVNYNGSKERAEAVVKEIQDLGGRAMAIGCDISNIDSVKAMVAKTVEEFGGLNILVNNAGLVFRKRFIDSTPEEWRQQTDVCFYGTLNCCHAALPYLEKGNGRIISIVGDSSRVGESGLALAAATRAGNVALMKSLARETRSGMTANAIALGLIETAHDPAFIEANREKLTKFYPLRRLGTPADVAPMVVLLASDAGSWITGQIISISGGFSMT, from the coding sequence ATGAAGACAGATCTTACGGGAGGAGTTGCTCTTATTACTGGTGGCGCGCGTGATGTGGGTCGTGAAATTTCGCTTGCCTTAGCAGCTGATGGTGCAGCAGTAGTAGTTAATTACAACGGATCAAAAGAGCGCGCCGAAGCTGTAGTTAAAGAAATTCAAGATCTTGGCGGCAGGGCAATGGCTATTGGTTGCGACATCTCTAATATAGATTCAGTTAAGGCGATGGTTGCTAAAACTGTAGAAGAGTTTGGAGGATTAAATATCCTCGTAAATAATGCAGGGTTAGTTTTTAGAAAGCGGTTTATTGATTCCACCCCGGAAGAGTGGCGCCAGCAAACTGATGTTTGTTTTTATGGAACCCTCAATTGCTGCCATGCTGCTTTGCCTTATCTTGAAAAAGGTAACGGTAGAATTATTTCAATCGTCGGGGATTCATCACGTGTCGGTGAATCGGGATTGGCTTTGGCTGCAGCAACTCGCGCAGGTAACGTGGCTTTAATGAAATCTTTGGCGCGTGAAACACGTTCCGGCATGACTGCTAATGCGATTGCATTAGGCTTAATTGAAACAGCTCATGATCCTGCATTTATAGAGGCTAATCGTGAAAAACTCACTAAGTTTTACCCATTAAGAAGACTTGGCACTCCTGCAGACGTTGCTCCTATGGTTGTACTTTTGGCTTCTGACGCGGGTAGTTGGATTACCGGTCAAATTATCAGCATTAGCGGTGGATTTAGCATGACCTAA